ATCTATAGTTTCGACTGACCCGTCAAGCATCATCCTAGAGacggacgtcgccgaggcaTTTTAGATTGTGTGCAGCCCGCAAACCAACACAGAGATGGGAGATGAAGCAGAAAACTTAGCGTAGTAGGTTAAGACGGAAGGCCAGCTTtgcttcgtcttctttgaCGCTGAATTCTGTGGAGAGGCACTGGTATGGAAATGAATTTTAACCAAGTGCCGCAGGACACACGACGAGAACTCTTGACAGGAAAGCTCCCTCTCATTTTCGGTCACTGGCTTTCCTGGCGGATCACTGGCAGTGCATAGTGTGCAGCTCGTGTGGCAGAGTACATAAGGGAGACGGTTATTTTAGTGAATTAGATCCGGCTTTGAACTGGCAAGTTATCGGGCGTAACCATGTTCAATTGTCTACATAGAGGCCAAGAAGACAGCCAAACAACGCCTTTCAAGTTCATAGCAGGCCGAGTTGATGAAAGGCCATCTTCCGGCTTATCATAGTTCCCCAGCGACTTCTCCTTCAACCCTCCTCCATCCACGAACAGCTCAAGCGTGGTGACTGGAGACTAACCACTCTACAGCCCAGAGACAACTCGGCCTGCGTTTACTCCGAGTCGGGCAGCGGGGAAGGCAGCGGGACGGGGGGAACTTCCGGCTCTTCCGAACCAGGCAGCGGGGACGGCAACGGTACGGGGGGGACTTCGGGTTCCTCCGACTCAGGCAGCGGGGACGGCAGCGGAACGGGAGGAACTTCGGGTTCCTCCGAGTCGGGCAGCGGGGAGGGCAACGGGACGGGAGGAATAACGGGGCCAATCGTGACGATCTGGtccacctcggcgtcggagaCCTCGGGGTAGCTCTCTAGGGCGGCGATATCGTGGATATAggtctggacgacgaggatgttgAAGAGGGGGAACttgctgacgacgacgatgctgtCCTGCGCGAGCTTGGCGCTGAAGCTTTCGATGTCGGTGGTCTGCGGATGCGTGGAGTTAGCACCGGTCTTCATGCCTCTATGCAAGCAGGAGGGCGGGAGGAGAAAGATGGGAGTCGTTTCATTCGAGGAGACTCACGGGGTTCAAGACGAGGATGTacttggcggcgagggcacTGGCGATGCAGGAGAAGGCGGTGAGGATGTTGGTGAAGCGCATTGTGAGAGGTGTTTTTGGGGGAGCTGTAGAGAAGAAACTTGGGAGTAGTTGTCGAGTGATGGATGATCTGGATGATTTGCGTAGCTGAGAAGGCTGATGTTGGTCTTCTTGTTGGTGAGATGGTTTGGTTGATGGCGGGCAAGGTTCCACGGCCACACGTTGCCTTTTTATACCTGACGATGCCTCTCTCTCGTGACATGAGAGATGAACCGTGTAGAACGTCACATCCGTCACCAGCAAGGTTTTTTCGTTGCGCCATCCGGGTGATCCCCAGAAGGCATCGTGGCAAGCCGAAGAAGAATGCTGGGTGCTCCGTCACGAATATGCCAAGATGCCTTCTCCAAGACAACATTAACCCGGATCAAGTGCAGGCCCAAGTTCGTATTTCCCGCAGGCCAAACTCCTTCTATTCGGATTAAACTCGAATCGGAcaggcagaggcagaggcagtCATACCAGCGAGGCTCCTGTCTCCTCGCGGGCCTTGGCTTTCGCACGTATACGGGTGATCGACGGCGGTGGTCCCCCGTTGCGGACATCTCCCCAAGACCTTTTTCTCCCTTTCGTTGTCTCCCCAAGACTTTGCTCGCATTCCGGAAAGAGGTTGAACATTATTCATCGGTTACGAAATTTCCTACCGAAAGCAACCCGCTGACAAAAACAAAATAGGGCCGGCTCCGCCTCCaacccccctttcccccttttgCTCGAACCCTTTGCCAGAATAGACACGCTTTTCGTCACACTCGTCATTGCGTCAACGGGCTCTAGTCTTCCCTCATCGGCTCGGCACGTCAAGCCACCATTTGCCCGAAGGATTACCAGCCTCCGGCATCATCGGGACGGATATCCGCGTGTGGTTCACAAACGAGTCAAGACGCCTTTTCCGTGTCTTTGTTTCTCTCCTGTcgtctcctctcctctcgtcTCTCAAGAGAGGCGCACCTCGCGTCCCGTCTTGGCGCTCTCCctgacggcgtcgatgatgcgcagcACGTCCCGCGCCTCGCTCGCCGGCACGGGAACGTCCTCCTCGCGGCCCGTCTCGACCGCCTTGGCGAACGCCTCGAAGAGCTTGAGGTACGTCTTGGGCTCGACCGTCAGCTTGGTgcgctcctcgacctcgccgccctccctgACGAGGAGCAGCCTGCCGCCGTTGATGgggtcctcgacgccgaagccgggcTCGTTGGGCTTccggccggccttgaggTGGTCCTCCTGCGGGTCGAGCGCCGTCTTGTGGAACGAGGCCTTGGTGCCGCGCACCCAGAAGCGCGGCTGGTGCGTCTCGACGCTCATGACGCCGATGCGCACGctgacgaggaggccgtcctTGTAGGCCAGCTGCGCGTGCACGCTGTCcgggtcctcggcgtcgaagcGGCCGTCGCGCTGGCTGACGAGCTTGCCGTAGACCGTCTCGGGCATGCCAAAGAGGTGGTAGGCCTGGTCGAGCAGGTGGGAGCCCAGGTCGaagagggcgccgccgccctcggccatgCCCAGCTCGCCCTTCCACGACGTCGGGCGCTCGGGGCGGTAGCGGTCGAAGTGGGTGTCGAACTCATAGACGCGgccgaagacgccgtcggccaccATCTTCTTGACCGTCAGGAAGTCGCTGTCCCAGCGGCGGTTCTGGTAGACGCAGATGAGGCGCTTGTTGTCCCTGGCGATCCGGATGagctcttcggcctcggcgacggtgggCACGAAGGGCTTCTCGACCAGCACGTGCTTGCCGGCCTGGAGCGCCTGCTTGGTGAAGCTGAAGTGGGTGTTGGGCGGCGTGAGGATGTTGatgacgtcgacctcggggTCCTGGAGCATGGGCTCCAGCGAGGTGTGGTGCTTCAGCTCGGGGTAGTCAttgggcgccgacgacgaggccgtgggcTTGCGCTGGACGATGCTGTGCAGCTTGAACTGGGGGGTGAGGTTGATGAAGGGAATGTGGAAGACCTTGGCGGACAATCTGTGGTAGGGGATGTCAGCACGGAGAAGTGGTTCGCTGAGTGCGTGTTCTGCTGAAGTATGTTGGGTGTCACTGCTGAAATGAGGCTATTCCAGAAGCATATaaccgggggaggggggttgtttCTGAGCAAGGACGCCATGATCATATGGACTCACCCATATCCGATGATTCCAACGTTGTACGTCTTGGATGCCATCTTGTCTCGTGTGTGTGTCTATTACTCTCACTGATGAATGAACCGGGAGAA
This genomic interval from Colletotrichum higginsianum IMI 349063 chromosome 9, whole genome shotgun sequence contains the following:
- a CDS encoding Oxidoreductase, producing the protein MASKTYNVGIIGYGLSAKVFHIPFINLTPQFKLHSIVQRKPTASSSAPNDYPELKHHTSLEPMLQDPEVDVINILTPPNTHFSFTKQALQAGKHVLVEKPFVPTVAEAEELIRIARDNKRLICVYQNRRWDSDFLTVKKMVADGVFGRVYEFDTHFDRYRPERPTSWKGELGMAEGGGALFDLGSHLLDQAYHLFGMPETVYGKLVSQRDGRFDAEDPDSVHAQLAYKDGLLVSVRIGVMSVETHQPRFWVRGTKASFHKTALDPQEDHLKAGRKPNEPGFGVEDPINGGRLLLVREGGEVEERTKLTVEPKTYLKLFEAFAKAVETGREEDVPVPASEARDVLRIIDAVRESAKTGREVRLS